The Desulfuromonadaceae bacterium genome contains the following window.
GATCGAGCTGGAGATGCAGAATGAAGAACTTCGTCAGATGCGAGACGAGATGGAGAAATCTCTTAACGAATACACTGATATCTACGATTTCGCCCCGGTCGGGTATTTGACTTTCAATAATGACGGAGTCATCTGTTCGGCAAATCTTTTTATCGCCACCCTCCTCGGCGTTGACCGTTCCTGTCTCACTGGAAAACAATTCGCCTACCTGATTGACCCTGTTAGCCGTCCCACCTTTGAAAATTTTATCGCAATAGTCTTTACCGAGCACAGGACGCAAACGTGTGAACTTGAGTTGCTAAATCACTCGGGTTGCGCGCGGTTTGTGCAGGTAGAGGCCATGTCAACCGCGTCACGAACAGAATGCCGTGCGGCAGTTATCGATATTACCAAGCGTCGGGAGATGGAAGAGCAGATTGAAAAGCAACATCAGGAGCTGGTCGCGTCCAATATTGATCTGGATGCCTTCAACTACACCGTTGCCCACGACCTGCGGACTCCTCTGACCACAATTAGCGGTTATTGTCAGTTGCTCAAGGGACAATTCCATGAGCAACTCAATGAACAGGTCAAAGAATATCTTCAGGAAATATTTGATGGCACGCAATGCATGTCACGACTTATTTCAACACTACTCGATTTCTCCAGCGCGTCACGAAGGACGCTACACTGTGAAACCGTTGATTTGAGCTCGATGGCCGAGGCTGTCGTCGATGA
Protein-coding sequences here:
- a CDS encoding PAS domain S-box protein, which translates into the protein MNQPADPELRLRAENELKSRPNNTYTLRGAEETQRFIHEFEVHQIELEMQNEELRQMRDEMEKSLNEYTDIYDFAPVGYLTFNNDGVICSANLFIATLLGVDRSCLTGKQFAYLIDPVSRPTFENFIAIVFTEHRTQTCELELLNHSGCARFVQVEAMSTASRTECRAAVIDITKRREMEEQIEKQHQELVASNIDLDAFNYTVAHDLRTPLTTISGYCQLLKGQFHEQLNEQVKEYLQEIFDGTQCMSRLISTLLDFSSASRRTLHCETVDLSSMAEAVVDELIQTSPECRDIFQLASGIVCQGDTDLLRVAMDNLLGNAWKFAGKHQGAKITFGKAMIDEETVFFVKDNGPGFDVADAEEMFLPFHRLPGTIGGGHGIGLATVNRIVQQHGGRLWSESEAGIGATFFFTVG